The region GGTACTCcaagaaatcaaacaataagaAGATAATACATACACATTTATTTCAAACTAGTGAAGATAAATCACTTGTTCAATAAATATGGTACAATAGCATCTATTAGTGTGGTCTCTATTGGAGTTTCTGTTCACCTTTGTTTGGCAGTGACATTTTATGTCTAAATAAATAATTCGAGATTGGTTATCATCCTGGAGTAActgcaaatgaaaattttctatgtCTGATTTTTATACAACTTCATAAGCAAATCATTTGAGTTATTAACTGTCTGCTTCATGATCAATAAACAGAGGGTGAGATGTTATATTGTTATATACATAGAACCTTTATTTGGGTAATCCTTTGTAGAGTTGGCATTTGAAATCCTGTTTCTCTGTGATTTAGAGTCAAAAGGTCCCTCAGCAATATTACTGTCTTTCACTGATAGAGCTGCATCATTGATTATCATAGTTGTGTAACCAAAAGCTGACTCAAATCATTGAAGGAGGTTgtgatttgtttattaattactGAGTTCTTTTTTCCCAGCTCTTATAATTGCTTGtcttatgataatttttttttttatttaaataatacaaaacaagcTATCATGTGCATGTGGTATGTAGAGGTCCTTCTGCTTTTTCAACTAGAGATGCAAGTTTATTTGTGTAAACACGATAGAAAGAACATATTGGCTTTTACAACCCGCATATTGAAACTGTTGTTCATGGTCTTCATACTACTATGGAAATAAGTAGCACAACCTGGGTCTTGTATTCCCAATCATCatgcaaaattattttttaaaatgtttgtgGAATGCTATTCCTTGTGAAGATTGACTATTGGATTCTTTGTATATTTGGATATTGTCGTGGACCAAGTTTTCTACTGAAACTTGCGTAGTTGGAATTTTATGTTGATAAGGTATGTTATCGTGTGATCActtccaacttttttttttcagttgtcTCAAATACAAGTATAGTTTGGTCTTCCTACGGATTGTAATCTGTTGATGGATGGTGGGGTTGGACAAACACAAGCTTTAGTCTCCCAAACACTtgtggctagtattttgaagaATAAATGTTAATCTAACAATCTATTGAGAGGCATGATGCTCAATCTTTAACCAGTTTCTAATAACTTTCTCACTAGGATTCCTCTAAAGAGCTTGATGAACAATGTTACAAAAACAAGAGATAATAGACTGAAAAATAATGTCAAAAATCACTTAAAATAAGAGGAACCgataatttcatttattgattgaaaaatcccTGCAATGGTATTTGGTCCTTTATTTATAGACATAAGAGGGACTCTAAACATAGCAAACCAAAATTATAGTAAGGCTTTATTGAAAATAGAACTCGTAAGTCTTAATATATGTAATGAATATCATATGATAATAATCACCTAAACAACTtcttaacttaaaaataatccTTAGATAGTAATTTCTATACTTGGTGGCTGGGAAAGATCATGCATGCTCTTTGGACTTTTCATCCTCTAGTGACTCTTGCTGAATTTTGGATGATCATTTTGCGGCAAATAAGATTCAGCCACTTCTTCAACgtaaaaatattgtatatcatttggaataatattttattcttgatCTGGTGGATTTTTTGCATATCTCTTCTCAACAGTTTAAATTCTTCTTAGAGCTCTTTAATCCAAGCCTCTTCCATAAGTActaagagaaaaagaaatttttgaatATTGTTTGTTTGGATAGTCATGCATTAGCTTTAAATAGTTCTTGATTTGATACTGCATATGCTGCTTGATGACTTGGTCTTCTCTTTATTTGAAGTTTAAACTTGGCTTTTGCTGATTAGTTGATTGTCATTTGGCAGTCATTGTGACGGAGAAGAGTTTTCACTATTTGGCCATGCTGCTTGTGCTGCTTGTGTACCTTTCAAATTTCCTTATCCAAGCATCAAGATAATCAAGAGAATTGCTGCCAAACTTTCATCTATTCGGAAAGAGCTGCACTTCAACTGAGAGCCATATTCTTCTGATCTATGGGATTGAGTTGAATGAAATTTTCAAGTTAGATTTTGCAAAAGATCCTCTTCCTCTCTGTATTTGGTAGGCTGATTTTACTATTCAAACTTGTCTTCTGATAATAGATgtatcaaatttattttattattgccTTTGTTCTGTCATAGGGAAGCACTCTTCAACTATTCACACAGTTGAGTTCTCATCCTAATGAAGCAATCAAAAAACAATTAGAGGGGCTATTGTTGGTGCACACAAAACTATCACATGGTTTATTGTGTCTCCTGCACGATTTGGATAAAGTGCTTGTGAAGGGGAGAGTCACAAACAGCTTCAACACTTATTAGACAACGTGGTGCTAGAGCTCTCTTTGTTTACttgtcatttttcatatttttaattgtttatttgtcTATAACATTGCGTGTTATGTTTAACCCTTCAGTAAGTTgaatctctttgtttttttttaagtccaGTATAACTTCCATGGGAAGTAGGTGCATGATGATCAGCTTGTAATAATCGTACCACGGATGATTATTGTTCTTCAGGAAGCTCAATGACTTAGCACCTTCATTCTGGTAAGTGGAATCTTGCAtggtcataaaaaaaaaaagtatgctGTTATGCttgatatatatcattttatttgagAACTGACTCATCATTATGCCTTGGACATGTcacattattttgtatttatgattCCATTCATGTCTATTTTGTTTAATGAGTTTGTCGAATCAGTTATAAGATGAACTTTTGCATGTCTTGCCATTCTTGGAAGTTGTATGCTAGATTTGTGTAAGCAATAGATTCCAATTTTTCAACATAAAATGCTCCATGTTTCACCTGTGACCTTGCCTTTTGGGTATTACCAGATTGATGTATGTTAGCATAACATTATTTTACAAGCTtgaatttcatttcttttactagGAATGCAGATGTAATGGGGTGCAGTAGTTTGCTAAAAGATGAAGCTGCACAGATTGGTAAAAGTTCTACCTGTAGTTATGCTGAAGATCTCGACTTCTCCTGTGGGGGTAAATACGAGATGTATTATGCCCATTTGATGAATTACTTGGGAGCATCGCATCAAAAATAGTCATCTATATCTATGAGGAAGCTCTGAGTCTGACATTACTTCATCGTCTGGTCTTCCCGGAACTGGTTTTGTGAAGCAAAATTCAATgttatgttatttaaaaatcttaGATATCACTTGACCTTCCTGAAGCATCAATCTGGTTATCAATGAAGTGAAGAGTGATGTGGTTAACTTTGAATAGGAATTTCTTGAATGTAGCTTAGAACAGTGAGAGGACTGTAACGAAATTAACTGTAATTTAGATTCTTTTGATTTGAACAACAGAAAGAGGAAGAAGCACAGAAGTAACTGttgctaaaattttaaataattttttatttatttggaactGTGGAAAGAAACATCCAGGACTCCTCATCCAACTGGAAACAAAATTTAAGGACAACTCCAAAAATAGGCATATAATTatgtgatttattaatttttcaaaaaaaacttATCTGATTGAATTTTGCTTGACGGTATTAGTGGTATGATTGTTTacttgaattatatttttaaaaatatacttgtaTTTGCAATGTTTATATGGCGGTCTTGTATGATCGTTAAAGGTTGTTTGCTTCACTATAATGAAGTATTACTATACAATGAGATTTTTGAGATAATAAGGTAGGGGGAGTTATATGAAATGTAGCagtaatttgatataattatatttgattaGAAACTCatattattgataatattttattattgtatttggtTAATCATGAAATCAACATAGtacaatattaaaatttctaaaaataaccCTGAACTAAAACTTTTAGCAATgtgaaaatagaaatagaatataaaaaaaataattaaaagtaaaaataaaaattaatatatatatcaaatatgataaagtCAATAcacacaattattaaaatatgaataaaacaagtaataaaaatgtaaatttagatattttttacataaaaaattaactgTCCATCCATTATCAGATATGcccaataaaatatttattacaaaaataaacctattaaataagaaaaactaaTGGGTAACTTTTTATTGGTGAAAGACAAAATTGTTCAAAACTTGTAAGGACCAACAAGGGTAACGGTAAAATTGTTCATTtgaaatgataattaattatttttaacggGGAAGTACCAGAAAAACCCtgaaaaagtttaaatttttctttttaatcccCAAACGTTTGTGTTTCCGCATGGGTccctcctatatatatatatatttaaaaaaaaaacatatttatgtGTACACCCTTATAAATATTGGAATTGAATGCTTTCCGTTATGTTTGAGGAGGGCCTACTCCGAGTCATTCTAGAATTCACCtgcaaacaaaatcaatgagatataaataaatcccttcGATCGGCCACCTGACCTGATCATAAACGTTTTCAAAGACACAGGTTTGTTCGTTTAGATCGATcgagttagggttagggttagggttttcgATTGGGGAGGGATGGTTGAGGGAGAGGAGCAGGACTACGAGAGCGATCCCGAGGATGCGTTGCTTCCGTCGGCGATGCGGCGGCGGGAGGCCAGCGACGACGAGGACGGAGATCGATCGGAGGGTGGAGAGAAGCCGAGGAGGGATCGTTTGGTTGGGATTGGACCCGAAGGTGAATTGGACGACGAGGGCGCGGCGCCGGAGTATGAAGACGAAGAGGAGCTCGATGGGGATGAGTATGAGGAGTACGAAGAGGATGAGGAGTTTGAAGAGGAAGGTGGAGTAGAGGAGGGTGGGTCTCAGGAGGTTGTGGCTTCTCGTTCTCAGGTGGTGTTGGTGCCGGAGATGGATGGGGATGGGCAGAAACCTCCTGGGGAAGCGGTAGGGCATGACACGGCGGAGGCTGAGGTGTTAGCGGAGGAAGAGTTTGAGGAAAAGAAGGAGAATGCGCCATATGCTGTGCCTACAGTTGGGGCATTCTATATGCATGATGATCGGGTCGGGCAGAATGGTCGAGGGCGTCAGAGGTTGGTGTTTctctgatttgttttcctttaaatttgataatttggTTTGgtattgaatttctttatttgatttagAATTGAAAATTTCCCTACCATTGACTGCACTGTAATGCTTCATGAAAATTGATTCGTATAATAATGGCAGCTTGTTTCTGTGTTCTTGTTGTGTGGGTTCTTATATCTTGTTCTATGCATCTGAtgttaatttggattttgtcttttttttttttttaaattctttgaaTGTATTCATGAGTTCTTTGGAGAAAAGCATGAAGAATTATTGTTTGTGTCTACCTTGAGTGATTGGGGAGGAAGAAATAGATAGACTTTTGTAAAAATACTTAATGGTGTAGCATTTAGTAGTTATTTTCACTCCTCTGTCGACTTTGCATGATGAACAACATAAAGATAAAAGGAAGTGCCAACATCAAAAGGAAATAAGGAATACTAGAGCTGATTACTTCTAAACCTAATGTTTGACTTATATTTGAGTTCTTTGCCTGTTTGAAGTTCTTATTGACTTGAACCCACGTTCTAGTGTTGTTCTCAATGCTCAATATTAATATCTTGGTGTGCTACTAGACTAGGGAAAGCTCTCAGTTACTCTGGCATTCTTGGCACCATATGAACACTTGATAGCTCAAGATTTCCTTTTCATGTATTCTGCCATTATGATTTTTGGTCTTTATTTGTGCAGGCGCTTGCCTGGTGGGAGGAAGTTGTGGGAATCCAAAGACGACCAGGCCTGGGTGCATGACAGGTTTGAGGAGTTGAATTTGCATGATGCTGGGTTTGGTGAGGTATGCCATAGGAGCTGTTTTCATTTCTGATGTGCCCAAATAATCCATTCTTTACATATTAATTTAGGTCATGCTTTTTGAATCTTTGTATTCATCATATTCTCCTAATTAAGTATTATGCCAACTGCTTCTCAATACCAGGACAGAAGAGCATCAAGAGGGCGTTTTAGAGGCCGTGGTCGGGGGCGTGGTCGTGGTCGGGGTGTTGATCATGGTTTTGTGAGAGAGAATCGATCCCGGTGTTATGATGATAGCAATTACCAAGTTCATGTTCCAAAGATTGTGAGAGGGAGAGGACCGAGACGATATCAACCTCTGGCAAAGAACAATAGAGATATTTCTGAACCTCAACACAAGCAGTGAGTGATGGTTTCATCTCTATTTTTTGAGCTATTAACCACTGTCAGcccttatcttttatttttattattatatatttatacgtGTGCAGATATACAAAAAATCAGGAACTGAGACCAATTACTATTGGGGGGAGACAATCCTCAGATACTCCAAATGTGCAACCTGATCCTAGCCTTAGTATTCCTCATAAAAATATCTTTGCTTCTAGCCTAAATTCTGCTTCACCTCCATTTTACCCCTCGGGGTCATCCAATCAAGATGTTTCTTTGTCTCAAAAAAGGGATGTTCAAGCAGGCAGTGCCAACAAGACCATTAAATCATCCATGCAGATGTTGAGCAAGACTTCAGCACCAGAATCTAGTTCGTTTGTGAGGGGAAAAGCAAATGTTGATTCTGCTGGCCGTGATAAGATTTATATTAATGACCCAATCTGTCCTGCTGTTGCTAAAACTTTGGCCACTTCTCCGTCGTCAGCGTCTTCTTTCACACCAACTCTTGCAACTAAAAATTCTCAGACCAAAGGTCAAACAAGAGGTATGAGTGTAGTTGGACTGGATGCTCCTATGAATTCATCCTTTAATCAAGTTGCTCGAGCTTCTCCACCAAACCAGACCCCCATTGCACAACAGAGAATGCTTCCAAGCGTAGGACATCCCCCACGGATTTCCACACAACAGATGGGTCAGCGACGTGTGATTGCTTCTACTACCTCTTCTCCACCTGAAGCTCCATCAAGGAATTCATCTGAAATTGGGGAAGGAGAATCTCCTCCAGGATCAAGTAAATCAAGGAATCCACTGGATGGCAAAGAAAAAACTAGTAATGCTGTAACCGGAATGGGTTCATTTTTGTATAACAGTAGTCAGGTTCTTGGAGCAACTGGGACTATGGGTCTTACACATGTTGACCAAGGTTTTGCTGCTACCCCAGCATTTTTGCCAGGTTAGCTTTCTGTgctcttgcttctttatttgttttcagcTCGTTATAATTGGATGAGTTACCTTTTACTCACAATGATGTCCTTTAGAAACCCTCTATTTTCTTGTATGGATCCTCCAGTTACCTATGCCCTTATCAATTTTTATGACCcgttgattgatttatttattatatttaaacgaGGCCCCACTGGATTTAGTTTAATGTCACTTGCACCTGATTTACTGCAACTTGTTTGCATGGCTAACCATTTAATTTCATGCAGTTATGCAGTTTGGAGGACAGCATCCTGGTGGTATTCCTGCTGTTGGTATGGCTCTGCCAGGATATGTGGCACAACAGCAGCTTGGTTTTGGGAATTCTGAAATGACATGGTATATTGAACTTGGCTattgatttaatatttaattttagggATTTGGTATTTTCTGTGCAACCAGCCCTTTGAGTGTGTAGCACTTGACCCAGTTAGCCTTTCATTGGCATGATTTATCACCAAAATTGATTTTTAGATCCGTTATCCTGTCTTCGTTTTGGCTTTTATATCTCTGGTTAATTTTGTGTTGTGCCAACTGTACTTTAGAGAAAGGCCTTCTTTGCATCTTTAACTTCTGTTGATACTAAGAGCATTTTTTGAGTGTGTAGCACTTGACCCAGTTAGCCTTTCATTGGCATGATTTATCACCAAAATTGTTTTTTAGATCCGTTATCCTGTCTTCGTTTTGGCTTTTATATCTCTGGTTAATTTTGTGTTGTGCCAACTGTACTTTAGAGAAAGGCCTTCTTTGCATCTTTAACTTCTGTTGATACTAAGAGCATTTTTAGAGTGTGTAGCACTTGACCCAGTTAGCCTTTCATTGGCATGATTTATCACCAAAATTGATTTTTAGATCCCTTATCCTGTCTTCGTTTTGGCTTTTATACCTCTGGTTAATTTTGTGTTGTGCCAACTGTACTTTAGAGAAAGGCCTTCTTTGCATCTTTAACTTCTGTTGATACTAAGAGCATTTTGGTGTTCCTATCTCCACTAATACGGCAATCAATCGAACAAAGTCGATGGATGTATAGTTGACTATATCTTATACATTGCTATGTGTATGGCGCTGTGAGAAGTGTGGCTCTATATTTGCTTAATGGATATAACTTTAGATTATGCTATATTTCTTGCAGCATttggctttatatatatatatatatatatatatattgttataggAGACGTAATAATGTATCTTGTCTAAATTTTAGGTTACCGGTTTTAGCTGGAGCTGCAGGAGCTTTAGGAGGATCTTATTGTTCACCCTATATAGCTCTTGATAATGGTTATTTTGCCCGTTCTTCAGGGCAGACCTCTTCTTCCATTTGTTCGAAGTAAGTAGTTTTATGTTGTTGCAAGGCACTACttatagatgattttttttcctctctcccATTTCCCTGTGTTCTTTTATACtgttcattctctctctctctctctcttatccTTTTTGGCATCCTTATAGATATTCTTAACAATTAAGGCTGAGCGTGTGTTTTACTTAAATATGCACATCAATACACCTGTTATTTTCGCAATGGCTTGTTGATTCAGATTGGTATGCATTTTATAACATTTCATTGCTCTTTATC is a window of Dioscorea cayenensis subsp. rotundata cultivar TDr96_F1 chromosome 5, TDr96_F1_v2_PseudoChromosome.rev07_lg8_w22 25.fasta, whole genome shotgun sequence DNA encoding:
- the LOC120261339 gene encoding protein MLN51 homolog isoform X2; protein product: MVEGEEQDYESDPEDALLPSAMRRREASDDEDGDRSEGGEKPRRDRLVGIGPEGELDDEGAAPEYEDEEELDGDEYEEYEEDEEFEEEGGVEEGGSQEVVASRSQVVLVPEMDGDGQKPPGEAVGHDTAEAEVLAEEEFEEKKENAPYAVPTVGAFYMHDDRVGQNGRGRQRRLPGGRKLWESKDDQAWVHDRFEELNLHDAGFGEDRRASRGRFRGRGRGRGRGRGVDHGFVRENRSRCYDDSNYQVHVPKIVRGRGPRRYQPLAKNNRDISEPQHKQYTKNQELRPITIGGRQSSDTPNVQPDPSLSIPHKNIFASSLNSASPPFYPSGSSNQDVSLSQKRDVQAGSANKTIKSSMQMLSKTSAPESSSFVRGKANVDSAGRDKIYINDPICPAVAKTLATSPSSASSFTPTLATKNSQTKGQTRGMSVVGLDAPMNSSFNQVARASPPNQTPIAQQRMLPSVGHPPRISTQQMGQRRVIASTTSSPPEAPSRNSSEIGEGESPPGSSKSRNPLDGKEKTSNAVTGMGSFLYNSSQVLGATGTMGLTHVDQGFAATPAFLPVMQFGGQHPGGIPAVGMALPGYVAQQQLGFGNSEMTWLPVLAGAAGALGGSYCSPYIALDNGYFARSSGQTSSSICSKETSINKSADSSKSPQKPETVNDEFGQRQNKPRRYSEMNFGQ
- the LOC120261339 gene encoding protein MLN51 homolog isoform X1, translated to MVEGEEQDYESDPEDALLPSAMRRREASDDEDGDRSEGGEKPRRDRLVGIGPEGELDDEGAAPEYEDEEELDGDEYEEYEEDEEFEEEGGVEEGGSQEVVASRSQVVLVPEMDGDGQKPPGEAVGHDTAEAEVLAEEEFEEKKENAPYAVPTVGAFYMHDDRVGQNGRGRQRRLPGGRKLWESKDDQAWVHDRFEELNLHDAGFGEDRRASRGRFRGRGRGRGRGRGVDHGFVRENRSRCYDDSNYQVHVPKIVRGRGPRRYQPLAKNNRDISEPQHKQYTKNQELRPITIGGRQSSDTPNVQPDPSLSIPHKNIFASSLNSASPPFYPSGSSNQDVSLSQKRDVQAGSANKTIKSSMQMLSKTSAPESSSFVRGKANVDSAGRDKIYINDPICPAVAKTLATSPSSASSFTPTLATKNSQTKGQTRGMSVVGLDAPMNSSFNQVARASPPNQTPIAQQRMLPSVGHPPRISTQQMGQRRVIASTTSSPPEAPSRNSSEIGEGESPPGSSKSRNPLDGKEKTSNAVTGMGSFLYNSSQVLGATGTMGLTHVDQGFAATPAFLPVMQFGGQHPGGIPAVGMALPGYVAQQQLGFGNSEMTWLPVLAGAAGALGGSYCSPYIALDNGYFARSSGQTSSSICSKETSINKSADSSKSPQKPETVNDEFGQRQNKPRSRYSEMNFGQ